The nucleotide sequence ACGGGCTGCTTTGTTGAAGTCAAAGGCAAGCTTAAACTCCAGCTGCGAGTGAGCTACGAGTTATGAGAGAGTCGAGTTCAGAGGGAAGAAAGCAAAATAAGTAATCGTTTGATAGATAGATAAAAAGAATACAGTTGTTGATGCAGAAGCATTGGTAATATGTTTGCTTGTGTAAAGTCATACAAATGTGTTTCAACCAACATATACTAAATTTATTGATAAATGCAAAATGAATCACATAAAATGCtctaaagagaaaaaataaacAGAGAACCATAAAATGGAGAAACTTTTACTACATTAGTTTCCTCAAACAaaacccccccaaaaaaaaagagTTACTACATGTTTAGTCTCAAAATCCAAACTCAATAACTTTTTCCAAACAAATTTTTGCATCAAACCTGAAATGAATGTCAACAGCAACATCTAAGCCAAATTGCAAATTACTTTTATTAACTTTTACAAGCACAAAATTCTTTTCTCCTTGGCTTCAGCCAGCAGTGACTAAAACAGTGACAATTATATTTCAGAGAGATGCCACAACAAGTTTCCAATACTAATATTGGCTTCAACATAGATCACTATTCCAAATTGGCTTAAACAAGATAGACCAAATCATCCACGTAAATATCCACAAAGAACAATTAAACAGCCCTAGGTGTTAATAACCAAAATTTACTTTAGCAAATATTGCTTGAAGATACAGTTGAATATAAAGATTGAACCGTGACTATAAACCCAAAATATTTTGGTTTCCAAGCCGACGAATCTTCTTATTCAGTCAAACATACTGCAAAATAAATCTTAAGACAACCAAAATCACATCAAAGAAAATAAAGTCAATTCTCCACTTTTGAAAATGTAGAGTTCCATTTGGCATCTCATTTGCTAACATCATAAAGTACATAAAGTGCAGCTTGTGCCTTTGGACATGCTTTACTGACACTTGgaaaaaaataggtgtcattgttgGCACCAGACGCATACTACTGCACAACATAATATTTGACTTGCTGATTATGAAGTAGAGAACATAGCAGTGACGAATTGGCCACTAGAAATGACCTTATCCACATAAAAATTTTGGATACAGGAAACTCCCTCTTGCTTTGCTGATCCTCCTACAACTTCACGACATTTTTCAACCTATCATTTGTTCTCTGGTAAGTCAAACTTTCAAGTTAACTTATCTGCTTAAGAAACTGGATACAAGAAACTTTTTCTTGCTATCCCGATCCTCATGCAACTTCACAACATCTCTCATCTTCTCAATCAATTGTTCTAGACAATCCACTCCAAAGCTCTGGTAGTCGAGGACTTTCTTGTAACGCTGCTCATAGAGAGCTGCAAAAGCACCGAGGGGAATTGGACAGGAGTAACAAACAAGAAGCTCTTGCGTTTCCTGTCTGATATTTGTAAGCTGGTCCTCAAAATCATAGGTTGAACCtagaaaaaaatcatcattcttcTCATCTTCCAAGGATTCATCAGAGAAGCTACCTAATTGTGGACAGGTGCTGATATCGATGCTCTCTTCCGGAACCCTCTTTCCCTTTTCATTTGTCATCACGATAGATGGACTACCCAGGCACTTTTTTATATGTCTACCAGCAGAATTGTGAAGACACAACAGCTTTCTATGCCCCTTCCCGACTACAAATAGTGCATCAGCCATTTTCTGAAAGAGATTCACCAGTTTGTAAGCTCCGTACTCTGACACATAGAGCGGCCTCCTAAATACCTTGAGATACTCTGAAGGAACACGTACGAGAGGCAAACTCCCACCAGACATCTCAAGCAGCCTTACTATCTGGCCCTTTAAACCCTGAAGATCTCCTGGTTGAACCCACCAGTCCTGATCCAGGGAAGAATTCTGATGTACTTGAACAGATGGAAGACATTCACATCTTGAAGAAGTAAAACAAGACCCAGCTGCTGAGTTATTGATATTGTGCTCTGATGATTGAGAAGCTCCACTACGTTCTCTAGATACTTGTGAAGGCATACAGCTATATGCTTGGTTAAAGTTACCCCAAGTGGGATCTTCGCTTATCGAGAGTCCTTGATAAACAATGGTCTCTTCTCCATTTTCCATGTCAGGGTTATCCTCATTCCTGAAATTCATGATGTAGCCATGGGGAAAAGTCTTTGGAGGCACAAAACCTTCACCACGGACTACACAAGGCCAGTCCCATACAAACTGTCCTGCATTTCTGAGAGCCGAAGAAACACCGACTCCTGAAGGGATGACAAGGATTATGGTGTATCCACGCTGACCAAGAATATGCAAAGCAGGAGCAAAGTCTATGTCGCCAGATATCAGCATGATTGACGAGGGTGGTTGGTTATCtagagcaaaaagaaacatatcaACCAAGATAGCCTTGTCGGCAGCATCTTTTCTAGTGTTTGGGATGTCTACTAGTTTAACTCCAGTTCTCTGGCAGCCCTCCCTCAATCGTCTGGGGAAAGCATTAAAATCCCCATAAGCAGAGAACACTGTAACAACTCCCCTAATGAAAGGATGCACTCGTAGAGCGATTCTTATGTTACCAGCAACATCTTCGGGCCGGACATCACTTGGAACCGGACAGTTCTCAATGTCCCAAAGGATAGCCACATGTCCATGCGAGACCCCAATTTGCTGGTCAAGTGCTTGAGTTGGTTCTCTGTCTGAATTAATGGAGATGATGCCACTCGAGCTTGATATCCCTGTCATTGTAACTTTCGGTGAAGGACTTCGACTGGCCATTGCTTTATCCTCACAAGACATCTTCAATTCCACTGTGACAAAAATGTTTATGGAAAAGAACATGATTATCAAGCATGAGATCAAAGAGACATTGAAGTATGAAACATTTATACATATCAACCAAATAATCAGACACATCTTCTGAAATAGATGGCATCTAATTATTCTGTATGTAAGTCAAAATAGCATAGAGAAAAAAAGATATTGTTAAAAAGAAGCATGTGGATATCTCATCATTTAAATGTTTATTATAGTGGACCAACATTATAATGCATGTAACAATAATAGTTGGAGAACCAGAATATATCATTGACTGAAGGTGTCAATTAAGTTAGACAAACTATATTACCCATGTAACACTGATCGGCTCTAATAGCTAATTTAATCAAGTTTATCAGTTGTACATCACTAAATAGTGTAAATATTACTTGGAAATAGTAAGGTTTACCAAAGTAATTTAATCTCatctttaaaatgttgtaaattgGCATTTGCTCCATCAAATATGACTAAATAACTATGAACGTGACTCATTGCACAACAAGGAAGAAGCTTGATTTGGAGAGATGCATATGAAAGAGGTTGATACCAAACAACTGTCAAAGTACAGTTGTAGCAGAAGTCGCAGTACAGATGTTATAGAAGCATATTTTGCATAGATACATCTATCAGAACCGATGATAACCAAGATATTTATGTATCTCCTCTAAGCATAATTTTGCCACACTTCAATCTTCTATCAGAACTGCACCAAATTGTTCGCACACGAAAACATTTTGTTATTCTATATTTCTGGTAACTTCGTACAGTCACCACCATTGACTGATGTACCACCCGACATTGTATGATACGGGCGGTAAGTACCGGTCTGCCCATCGTCTGAAATGTGGACTGCTCCATATCGGGTGGTATTTAAAAAGTGGGATCATACCGAGCGATACATGTTTGAACCAAGCAAAACAATCGAAATTTAACCGTTACTAACCTATACTGATCGCTAATAGTAGGATTTCGACTGAAACCAATCAAAGGGTGTGATTGATCTTGGtccaaccagtgatttaaaaagcgctaggcgccaaaaggcgctaaggtccaaaaatgcccgaggcgctaggcgctcgctcgagcgaagcgaggcgctaaaatataaaaatatataatataattaataaatataattatttaaaattttaaataaaaatatgctattaaattaagaaaatctaagagcaGCGGGAAGcagtggcgagcggcggcagcggcgggaaagggaaagggagcgggaggcgcgagcagcgggagggctcgcgggaggcgcgagcagttgggagggctcgcgggaggcgcgaacagcgagagtcgcgagcagagggaaggctcgtgGGAGGGCtctcaggaggcgcgagcagcggcagcggcagcaggagcaggagcgacagcggcagcaggagcaggagcgacagcggcagcgggttagggttatatcggtttagttggttcgattgaaccaactaacaaccgaaccaggaccgaaccagacctaaaatcctggttcggtca is from Musa acuminata AAA Group cultivar baxijiao chromosome BXJ1-6, Cavendish_Baxijiao_AAA, whole genome shotgun sequence and encodes:
- the LOC103989003 gene encoding uncharacterized protein LOC103989003 isoform X1; the protein is MVSLSVGGLGVSLRLCFAFLCSLKPTCNEDTLIELATSLKALLLDHLVELKMSCEDKAMASRSPSPKVTMTGISSSSGIISINSDREPTQALDQQIGVSHGHVAILWDIENCPVPSDVRPEDVAGNIRIALRVHPFIRGVVTVFSAYGDFNAFPRRLREGCQRTGVKLVDIPNTRKDAADKAILVDMFLFALDNQPPSSIMLISGDIDFAPALHILGQRGYTIILVIPSGVGVSSALRNAGQFVWDWPCVVRGEGFVPPKTFPHGYIMNFRNEDNPDMENGEETIVYQGLSISEDPTWGNFNQAYSCMPSQVSRERSGASQSSEHNINNSAAGSCFTSSRCECLPSVQVHQNSSLDQDWWVQPGDLQGLKGQIVRLLEMSGGSLPLVRVPSEYLKVFRRPLYVSEYGAYKLVNLFQKMADALFVVGKGHRKLLCLHNSAGRHIKKCLGSPSIVMTNEKGKRVPEESIDISTCPQLGSFSDESLEDEKNDDFFLGSTYDFEDQLTNIRQETQELLVCYSCPIPLGAFAALYEQRYKKVLDYQSFGVDCLEQLIEKMRDVVKLHEDRDSKKKFLVSSFLSR
- the LOC103989003 gene encoding uncharacterized protein LOC103989003 isoform X2; translated protein: MSCEDKAMASRSPSPKVTMTGISSSSGIISINSDREPTQALDQQIGVSHGHVAILWDIENCPVPSDVRPEDVAGNIRIALRVHPFIRGVVTVFSAYGDFNAFPRRLREGCQRTGVKLVDIPNTRKDAADKAILVDMFLFALDNQPPSSIMLISGDIDFAPALHILGQRGYTIILVIPSGVGVSSALRNAGQFVWDWPCVVRGEGFVPPKTFPHGYIMNFRNEDNPDMENGEETIVYQGLSISEDPTWGNFNQAYSCMPSQVSRERSGASQSSEHNINNSAAGSCFTSSRCECLPSVQVHQNSSLDQDWWVQPGDLQGLKGQIVRLLEMSGGSLPLVRVPSEYLKVFRRPLYVSEYGAYKLVNLFQKMADALFVVGKGHRKLLCLHNSAGRHIKKCLGSPSIVMTNEKGKRVPEESIDISTCPQLGSFSDESLEDEKNDDFFLGSTYDFEDQLTNIRQETQELLVCYSCPIPLGAFAALYEQRYKKVLDYQSFGVDCLEQLIEKMRDVVKLHEDRDSKKKFLVSSFLSR